CTGCTTCTGCACCTGGACGGAGCGCCGGAGGGTATCCAGGTCCATATCTTCAGCGTTTTGCATGGTCGCCATCGGGCTTACGCCAGGGCTGGAGAACGGGTGTCCACCCGCTTCCGTGACGAAGTCGGTCGAGGTTGTGCGGCTCATATATGCGACCTCGTAATCGTTCGGCTTCAGCAAGGGCCGCtagagagaagggaagggaaagcTAATGCCTCTGCGGGGGTGTATGCCACCCTCTATAGATGAACGCGCCTGCGTGGCTGTGGGGaacggggagggagggggtaagAGAAGCAGTGGGGGACGTACGCCACCCTCGACAATGACGATGCGGCCCTTCACGTTCCCGTATTCGCACTGTCaaggcacacatgcgcgtgagtgagaaaggagaagcaggggcagagagaggcgaaaGTAACGATAGAACcgagaaaaaagaaaagggacgAGCGAGTGCGGTAGAGAATGAGAGAAAGGGGAGATGAGCACCTATCGGAAGCAGTGCGCTGATGTTCCGGTCTGCCCATCACAACCACCACAACCCCTCACCTTCCCACCCAACAACcaaggcaaaaaaaaaatgagaaaaggaaagggatAGAGCGCGTCACAGGCATTCGTGACGTCCAGACAAGTCAGCCCGCCCTttggggggaagggggggtctttgcctgtgtgcgtgtgttcgcAAGTCCGATGTGCAAGACGATCACGTTCACGTGAAAGGATCGGTACAACAGTTGCCATCTATACCACTGCcatcccctctccccgcacCAAGAAGTGTGCACAAGCTGTCGTGGAACTCTTCGCTAGGCGGAAACGCAGCCAAGCATCATTGGGTTGCGAACCCGTTTTTTGTCTgggatggggagaggggggaggtgagaAGGCAGAGAACACGGGTGCCGCACAGTCCGGTGGGCGAGTGTTTCGCGTAGGCACGCATTACGACTCGAACGCAAAGGTAAAGACGCACAGAGgcatacacgcacagatGCAGCAAGCACGCGTCCCTACATCGCTCTCACCTGACGCATGTTATACCGCGTCCTGTGTCTCGGCCGCTCCCctttccgtctctcttgcCCATTCGCTGTCAGGGTAGCGAAGCATTCAATGGCAGTTGCCAATGCATGGGAAGGTGGCCCatgctctgcagcgcctcgttgcaCGCAGAGAAGCAGTGGCACCCAAAccagccgcggctggcgctCAACGGTGATGGGTGCACACTCTCCAGGACGATGTGCCGGCTTGCGTCTATGAGCTTCTTCTTCTGCTGCGCGTAGCCACCCCAGAGCAGAAACACGAGCCGGTTGGGATGGTGCTGGGAAAGGTGCTGGATGACGGCGTCCGTGAAGGCGGTCCAGCCACTGGCTTTGCTGTGCGAGTTGGCCTTGTGCGCCTCGACGGTCAGAGTCGCGTTCAGCATCAGCATCCCCTGCTCCGACCAGCTCTGCAGGTAACCGTGTCTTGGTGCCTGGAAGCCCGGGATGTCCGTCGTGAGCTCCTTGTATATGTTACGAAGGCTCGGCGGAAGCGGAACTTCGGGCAAGACGGAGAAGCAGAGCCCATGCGCTTGGTGGAGATCGTGGTACGGGTCCTGGCCGAGCAGGACCACCTTCAAATCGCGAAATGGACAGCTGTTGAACGCGTTGAAGATGTCCGTGGCGGGGGGCAGTATGACCTTGCCCTTTGCCATTTCGCCATCGAGAAAGTGCTCGATGCGGGCAAAGGCACCACTTCGCCACGAATCAACCGTAATGGGAGCCAGGAAGTCTCTCCACTCGAGGTTCGTGATTAGACCGGCAAGccagcggctgctggtggcagcgggctgcagctgcggcgcatcggagcgcgccgtgccggaggaagcagcagcagtggcagcagcaccagcaggcaCAGCAGTGCCGCTGGAGACGTGCTTCGACTTGTCAATGGCACCGCCCTCTTCACTAGGTGGGAATGTCGACTCCAGCAGTGCGACTGACACGCTCGCATCGAGGTCAATCGCGTCATCTCTAGAGGCGCCCTTCAGACTCGTCCCTTCGCACTCCCTCGAGTTACCACGGCTGCGACTGCCCTCGCGCCGAGTCTTGGCGTGTTTCTTAGGCGGTGAGTCCGTCCGAGGCGTGCTATCCTCCCCATTCGATGCCGAGGGCCACTGCCGCTCcctgtgcgcggcggcgaccgcGTTGGCGGCAGCCGGGCCGCTGCTCGTGCCCTTCCGCACAAAATCGAAGAGCGTTTTCTGCATCTACCCTTTtcgctcgtgtgtgtgtgtgtgtgtgtgtgtgtgtgtgtgtgtgtatgcggcGGCTCGTCTACTGTCGCATGTGGTGCACTCTATGACTTAAAGGAAAGAAGCATCGTAAAAGCAGGACTATGATGGCTCAGTATGGTAACAAAACggtgacgcacacacacacacacacacacagccatCAGTGCGTGCGCAGACGGAAAGCaggagagggtggagagCAGAGAAAGCGGGGAGCAGAGTAAA
This DNA window, taken from Leishmania major strain Friedlin complete genome, chromosome 18, encodes the following:
- a CDS encoding putative uracil-DNA-glycosylase, translating into MAKGKVILPPATDIFNAFNSCPFRDLKVVLLGQDPYHDLHQAHGLCFSVLPEVPLPPSLRNIYKELTTDIPGFQAPRHGYLQSWSEQGMLMLNATLTVEAHKANSHSKASGWTAFTDAVIQHLSQHHPNRLVFLLWGGYAQQKKKLIDASRHIVLESVHPSPLSASRGWFGCHCFSACNEALQSMGHLPMHWQLPLNASLP